The Xyrauchen texanus isolate HMW12.3.18 chromosome 19, RBS_HiC_50CHRs, whole genome shotgun sequence genome segment TTCAATAGGATTTTAACTTCCCACATACCACCCCATCTAAGACTCAACCCACCCTACAGTTTACccttgaatttaaaatatttttaaacttgATTAAATGCATAGGCCTatgtcacacaaaaaaaacattcaaatcttAAAACCTCTTAAATTTCGAATGACCCATGGGTCCATGCGAAATGCAGCACCGTTGTCACAGCACACGTTTTCTTTTTGGCAGCAAGACGAGTCTGTCTGGAGTTGAGAGCTCGCAATAGGACAGGTAGCTTGTCAAAACTTCCTCttaagaacacaaatattttcacTGTTTTCTTAGCATTGAGAAACACCCAATGTCTTCCGATTGCTTTGTGCAAAGAACAGAACCAAACTTAAGTTTTATTCAACAACAGACTAATTCTAACATATTCCAAAATTGCCACTGCGAGGAGCATTACGACACAGGTTTGACGTCAATTAAGTTAAATGCCATTGGGTCTGGCATGTCTTGGGGCCGATTGTAATGAACTGAAATTCGGATGTAACTTTCAAATGGTGAGATTTGACCAGTAGAGCTCGATGTCACTGTATACAAGAAAAGATTTTTCcagcaaataaaacaaattattgtgACTAAATTGACCTGTCTGTTACATGTTCTATATTGTTgataattggttaggtttaggaatgggTAAATGTAACAacactaatatatttaagtattaaatcaatattgcagttgaacacaaaatattaaatattgttagTGACGCGTCCCTTATATGGTAGACTGTATGTAGACTGCTGCGCTGGCTCTTGCTCAAGTGACTGTATTTGATGCCTCTGAAGTAAGAGCGGATTGgagatatacatttaaaattgataTTAAAAAGGATGACCCAATACCATTTTTTTGAGAACAAGTATGAGTACCGATACTTCATTTTCAGTACTTGCCGATACAAAACctgttttttctgaattccatatcaactgtttatttcaattttatcatcaaaatggtgtcttaataaataaataaaataataaacaaattcaaATAATGTGAATTAGCACTCTGCTCCGCTGTAATCAGCTACAAACAGTGCGTGCATTGCTCATAATTATGTTTTTTCCATGTATGGCAGcctttgcattttaataatcacactatgaCATAACGTGATTataatttgtgcactgaatgtttcACCCCAAAGTATATTTCGGTTGTCCGCATGTCTGCAAAATTTGTGATCAGCACAGTCTGTGTGCATCGGCACACGTGCCTGCCACTGACTGCACTAAAAGAGTCTCACAAAgcagtcaaaagagtatactttgaaaggcaacacgATTGACTGGGCGTGAGCCAATTCGGAATGCAGAAAAATTAAGTATACCCGGGCCTTTACGGAATGACATACATACATCAGATAGTATAgttttttggtatcggagcatttttacgagcaaGAGTGCAAGTATATGAGTGTGGTATCAGACCCGATTCCAATACCAGTATTGGTATCAGGACAGCCTTTATGTCAAATatttaaacacttattttatagttttttgttaatttattaaaaaggcCAAATTAAAATAATCTATTCCTTTaggcttttttctttctttctttcttttttttatttcaaaattcgGTTTGTCACAGTCAGCCAGTAGACTGGAGAGAATAACAAATAGGCTTAAGACCAGGGTATACTATACTCTTTCCTGCATTCTGGATCAGGTCATGCCCGGTCTAATGCTTTGCCtttcaaaatattaatttttgACCACAtgcgacaaaaaaaaaaaaaatatatatatatatatatatatatatatatatatatatatatatataagaagtaCAATACAAATTAAGAGTATGGCCTTTGAGAGTACAATGATCCAGCATTGCCCCTGAGCTTTCTGAAGTTGAGTATCCCTGGCTAGAGCTACCTACTTTAGTTATCTTTGAATTTTACTTCATATTTTGATTTAGAGTATGTTCTTTCTGCTACATACACTCAGAGTCCATCAAATAAAGCATGCAATAactcaaatgaaactgaaaaactcATCCAGTTATTATAATGATGAAAAGCTATTGTTATAGCTCCATACAACATGTAGACAAAATTAAAGAAGAAATTATGGCTCTTacccatttttgtttttgatccATTCCCAAACAGAATTGTTCCACAGGTGACTAGGGCACAGTAATAAGTGCCAGTGTCCGTTTGGCTGACAATGTTCTTGGAGAGATTGTATGTACAATTCTGCTTAAAAGTATCAATCTCACATTGATCACTCTGATTACGAGTGTAAATGATTTCAGGAACAGATTTCCCTGAATCAGATCTGAACCAGAACATTGTCAtatcagctgttgtgtgtttagaCGACACAGAGCACAGCAGGGTCACCGTATCTCCAGGGTAGACAGACACTGACACTGGATGCTGGTGAATAGACACGTTGAATTTATGTTGGTTGTTTTGTGAGCCTAAACACAGACAAGGAGACATTTTATCCAAATATAGACAATTATACAAATGTcagattgtatatatatatattaatatcaaATGTTTAGGCAAATGACTGATTTCTTTTCATAATATGATTATTACTTTTaagacataaaataatacattatgatAATCACAAATAATCACAAACAAATTAGTTTCTTCACAGAATTTCACACATTTTGTTctggttttattttgtttactgGGGATATTTTTTCTTGTCTTTACAATAATATAATTGTTATAAGAAATAAAACCATTTACAAACACAGTAAGCTGCATCATATTTGAATCTTCTAATACTGTAAATGAATTActtaatgttaaaaacatttacctTTCAAAGCCAAGTATGTGCCTTCAGCGAAAACAGTCTCATACTTTCTCCAGCCACAGTAATACATTGCTTCATCAGATGAAATGACATTTGAAATCTTTAAGTGACAGATTTCATGTGCTCTTTCGACAGTAAAACGTGAAGATTGAAACTCATTGTAGAAATGAGGTTTTTCTGCAAATTTCTGAACCAGTAAAACAACACGCGGTTGATGTCCTGAAGTTTGCTTGTACCAAACAATTGGATCACTATGATCTTCTATCAGAACAGAGCAATGTAGAGTGACATTATCACCAACAGAGACAGTCACCACTGAGTCTGGTTGATGGACAACCTCAGAATATGCAGTGTCTATAGGAGAAAGAGAAAATAAGAACAAAAtcaagataatttattttatttaggttgTATGATAAGGCTTAATTAAATAAACTCATACTTCTTCAGAAAACTGAAGATGTTATTGTTAGGCTTAAGCttacatataaaacataaaaacatacaataaaacGAAGTCTTCTCCATGTCAGATTAAATCAAACTGACACGTGACATTTATATACAAAGTCATTCTTTTCAACAAAAAAACCCCTCAGTTTTTCATTAACCATCTGTCAAAAGAGTTAAACATAAATTACAGAattcattaaaaatgcatttaatgtacatgaaataatTATGGGACACTCAAACTTGCtttagtgaaaaaataaatggagcATATGTGACATGTCATAATGCATGACATGTAAAGTATTTCTTTTCAACTACCCATTTATCATTAAAGAAATGAATCTATATACATGTTTTCTTAAATATTTACACATCTTACTTAAAAGCATGACAGAAATCCACAGGATCATCATCTTCAGTCTGTAGTCTTTGGCTGTTGAGAAACTATAGCAAGATAATACTATAATGTCAATCTCACTGATGGTATCCTTTTGTGACATCACAGACTTCCTGCTAGCTTTTCTTGTCAACATTTATTGACCACAACATTTGCAACGTAACCTCTCAATGTGTAATGAAAGAGTTCACATTTGTGTGGTTTATAGTTTACAAAATTATGATGGtaactgatctcactgtgaattcggcgacAATATGTCAATCTTCTGCTAAATTTGGTCTTTACTTACCGTAATTCAGACTACTTCCCTCAGTGTCCAAACACTTACATTACAACTTCTGAACTGTTTCGCCACGTCCCTTGGTAAATGTTGTGCTGCACTGATAAGCTGCATTTATCGCAATCTGCGTATGTCTTCTCGCTTGTAACAAATATTATCCATAATGAGCAAATTAAAAGTTAATCATGATTATTACTAGAGGGAAAGCTGTTGTATCCGGAGGTTGAAGATGGTGAAACTGTGGAATTATCACCTGTCAGTCAATGAGGCTATATTGCAGTTTGGGCATATTAAGATGGCTGCCCGTACACTTCTGGTGGCTTCATCTCCTGCTtgcagtgtgcgtgtgtgtgtgtgtgcgtgcgtggtgtgtgtgtgtgtgtgtgtacgtgtgtacatggtcagccacaacattaaaaccgcctgcctaatattgtggaggtccccctcctgctgccaaaacagcaccaaaccgTATATCAGGAAAGAATTCTGTGATGCtagtcttctcaccacaattgtacagtgcggtTATATGAGttgccatagactttgtcagtttgaaccctCTCATCAagaaggtgtttccatccacagaactgcccctcactggatgttttttgtttttggcaccattcagagtaaattctagagactgctatgtgtgaaaatcccaggagatcagcagttacagaaatactcaaaccagcctgtctgacaccgacaatcatccatgcaattatctaataagccaatcgtgtggcagcagtgcagtgcataaaatcatgcagatttgaGTTACGAGCttgagttaatgttcacatcaaccatcagaatatggAAAAAGGTGACCTCAGTGaattggaccgtggcatgattgatgttgccagacgggctggtatgagtatttctgtaactgctgatcttctgagattttcacacacaacagtctctagaatttactcagaatggtgccaaaaaactaaaaaatccagtgagcagcagttctgtggatgtagagaggtcaacagagaatggccagactagttaaaactgacaaagtctatggttactcagataaccgcactaaacaattgtgctgagaagaatagcatctcagaatgctattctgagatgctggttggcacTGTTGTGGCGGCAtaagggggatctacacaatattaggcaggtatttttaatgttgtggcttatcagTGTATATCAGTATTAATAGTCATATTTAGCAGTGTAAGAGCTCTACTTATGGAGGCACCAAACCatactaaatgaaaaaatgtttaacAAACTACTAAAATTCACCATCCATGCTCTCTTTTATAGGCTAATTtcaaatgcataattttatttagaGCCAATTCTGCCTTTTGAGGTTTGactacaggttctctatgggattaagatccgggaagTTGCCTGGAtcatgtaatgatctctgagtgTATTGGAAAATCTTTGACGAATCTCTCTAGGAtgcaagaaaactctcggagtccagggttccagatgccaaagttaaaGTTTATTGAGTCATCAACAAACTTGAgtccggtcagctgtccgttctgactgtcttagtccaaaacctcctcttctatacagtttgttatctggcattacctcatttctaagccccttcattatttttgtaaccaatggatactattcgccaccattatctcacagagccttttgatatctttttactggtagaaactatCTTTTTAATTACTTTGACCACTGGTTGTTTTTACTCCTTATCTTCAGCTGTGTTTTCAAGGTCAAtagcctcattattttgttatagctgggtgctctttgtggtttttgcagcatcaacacttttagtaacctcatatgctctctcctgggtcacacaaaggccagggaactcatataagtactttgatataaaaacatactacaatattgaaaaatatactatacgaGCAACTTCATTATcaatcttgccttgtgacatggtgctccatcatgctggaaaatgcacagatcatcaccaaattgctcctgggttgttgggagaagttgctcaaGCAGGATGATTTGatgccattctttattcatggcagtgtttttgggcagaattgtgagagggccacatggatggtctcaggatgcttcactgttggcacgacacaggactcatggtagcgttcaccaaaaagtcggaagggggcttctacagagaaaataactttgcaccagtcttctgctgtccagtccttgtacttcctgcagaattttagtctgtccttgatgtttttcttggagagaagtggcttctttgctgcctttcttgacaccaggccattgtccgaaagtcttcacctcactgtgaatgcagatgcactcacaccaacctgctgccaatattgagcaagctgtGCACTGGTGGTGACAAGATTCCgttgctgactcctcaggaggagacggtcctggtgcttgctggacactctgggacattctgaagccttcttcactgcagttgaacctctcaccttgaagttcttgatgatccggtaaatggttctttcaggttcaatattctttgcagcactTTCCTTGCATGTAAGGCCATTTtaatgcaaagcaatgatggctgcacatttttctttagaggtaatcattgctaacaagaacacaatgaatgAAATCACTTCTTCCCTCCTCTAGTTGCACCTGGCATGACACATAATGTTACCATATGCAATACCAGCAGGACAGACAGGTCAAGACGATGGGCTACAATGACAGAAATAATCTTTTTTACTTTACCATTTAACTTTTTTATACTCTGTTTTAATTGGAAAAAGGCCTGCAGTGTATCCTGGTATGTACAGTATTACAATAGATGCAGAGAACTCAGATGATGTTTTAGGAATATGTTACTAAACCTTTAGTGATTGAGAGAGCAGTTGTATGTTACTGTTTAAACTTACAGTAACATATAGTAAATTCACAAGCTGAATGGTAAATATAGTGTGAAGAATATTGGGGCTTTTCCAATGCAGGGTACAACTCGACTCttctcactttttgggggttttccactgtggatagtgtagcgaatcagctctatattcttccaccattaggaagcgaatcagctctatgaaatattaataatcaatcataacttgttataatcgattatgaatatttcgatcagttaatcgggttaacttgatgtagctacattaacattacaaccaaatactcggttcatcccgtgaacactcaattttggttattaattaattaattaatagaaatgtacatttcggggcaagggaaatgtctttcttactaagtattaagagcaagtagtcaaaatctatgattagtgactttagatatgagcttgagacacagacaactttacatgtgacatgaacaagactttattaactagactaaacatttaaactaatctaacatacatatacatacattcatacagtttaccaagggaaagagggctgaagcagaatacaggaagttatagcattgtttgaagttcagcagatcaacagcctgagcaaaccatcatattagttctgacacgccctttttagaaaggggttaaggatacttaatgtatcaaataatgagactaagtttgatacttgcatgtcccatttgaattaaactgtcctgatgcaatttgttgaggctccagttgatctttgatgatgttgtcttgatgagagagaaccagtgggagtcagagactctttggtgaatggaaagtcgaggccgtagcctggcacgggcttgggagtccttggggcctttagtttggcatcattcagcaagagagtgaagagagcacaaggctcagaggaccagagagGCAGAaataagcgacaagagagaggaTAAAAGagagtgggcgcagcaattttataccctcgggaaacaggtcccacctctcattggctcgaccaatgagaagggtttgggttccaggcgggaatttggtttattgctctttgttgtaaaattgcccattgcatgtgcaagaaagaaaataggaaatatacttttaatactaatatgttgttgttatcgacatatcatgtacacagtcatttcgatcttcaaaataccaagttatagagaccaaatatgccacacatatgattttggttaaccatagtatgcaaagtctgaaacattaacccattagtttgcaagacaacatagatcaagcacatttaagggaaaatgtgagatggcacattagatacatgtcaatatttatcacatggatatatagaatatatatataggattaacagggttcatttctctttctcagtaagagaatgaagggagggtcagcacttctctgaacattcctttggaggtcgtaaaggcctccattactctgggcaggagaatgattcctttgttccgtccacggctcatttgcatgtttctggctgggtttatgacggtaagagattttgggctgaatgactcaaaagatggcaaaacataacgtaatatcattctactgaagatcttatattcgaatttagctaggccaaattgtaaggtttaatttgataccaagaaaagtatatttagtacacttagaaagggaatatacactgaggctattaaatatgaggcctcag includes the following:
- the LOC127659785 gene encoding tyrosine-protein phosphatase non-receptor type substrate 1-like, which gives rise to MMILWISVMLLSKMYTAYSEVVHQPDSVVTVSVGDNVTLHCSVLIEDHSDPIVWYKQTSGHQPRVVLLVQKFAEKPHFYNEFQSSRFTVERAHEICHLKISNVISSDEAMYYCGWRKYETVFAEGTYLALKGSQNNQHKFNVSIHQHPVSVSVYPGDTVTLLCSVSSKHTTADMTMFWFRSDSGKSVPEIIYTRNQSDQCEIDTFKQNCTYNLSKNIVSQTDTGTYYCALVTCGTILFGNGSKTKMGRVVKLMPRRDKCIRAVEVQVKDKVYTRPVACLIPLPELPDNTENSQP